A part of Periophthalmus magnuspinnatus isolate fPerMag1 chromosome 14, fPerMag1.2.pri, whole genome shotgun sequence genomic DNA contains:
- the taf1 gene encoding transcription initiation factor TFIID subunit 1 isoform X3: protein MSDSDSDEDQDRPFSITGFLFGNINEDGQLEGDSVLDNESKKHLAGLGNLGLGSLITEITANEEDSPEETKDSSVVDAEGWVKSTEDAVDYSDISEVAEDETKKYRQAMSSLQPGKKPDDEDDYDADCEDIDSKLMPPPPPPSLPTSVKKDEPAQSSSVAEEGDGIILPSIIAPSTSGDKVDFSSSSDSESETDRPSQKSGSGGAPDRLNLPLAGIMQKDAAKALPSVTELFPEFRPGKVLRFLRLFGPGKNMPSVWRSARRKKKRKHRDHQPGTPPPEGESSEQGQEKKSGWVYEYAPPPPPEQCLSDDEITMMAPVESKFSQACGDGDKETESRPKVAEWRYGPAQLWYDMLGVPEDGSNFNYGFKLKEKTDKQENEDVPQDVPDTAMVSEEQEECEEGSDKEKRALENELFLMVTQLQWEDDIIWNGEDVKHKGTKTQRASLAGWLPSSMTRNANAYNAQQGLSRSNSQLAPPPLPPAPKTSMISSSKRDKNSQDNQTSHEDDNPWYSIFPIDNEELVYGRWEDNIIWDDQEMDYYLSPPVLTLDPNDENIILEIPDEKEEITSHSPSKENKKETALKKSRILLGKTGVIKDEPQQNMSQPEIKDPWNLSNDEFYYPKQQGLRGTFGGNIIQHSIPALELRQPFFPTHMGPMKLRQFHRPALKKYSFGALAQPGPHPVQPLLKHIKKKAKMREQERQASGGGDMFFMRTPQDLTGKDGDLILAEYSEEYAPLIMQVGMATKIKNYYKRKPGKDPGAPDCKYGETVYCHTSPFLGSLHPGQLLQAFENNLFRAPIYLHKMPETDFLVLRTRHGYYIRELVDIFVVGQECPLSEVPGPNSKRANTHIRDFLQVFIYRLFWKSKDRPRRIRMEDIKKAFPSHSESSIRKRLKLCADFKRTGMDSNWWVLKPDFRLPTEEEIRAMVSPEQCCAYYSMLVAEQRLKDAGYGEKSFFAPEEENEEDFQMKIDDEVRTAPWNTTRAFISAMKGKCLLEVTGVADPTGCGEGFSYVKVPNKPTQQKDDKEPQPVKKTVTGTDADLRRLSLKNAKQLLRKFGVPEEEIKKLSRWEVIDVVRTMSTEQARSGEGPMSKFARGSRFSVAEHQERYKEECQRIFDLQNKVLESTEVLSTDTDSSSAEDSDFEEMGKNIENMLQNKKTSSQLSREREEQERKELQRMLMGEESDRDHKGRKDRRKGLSSSLSTSSHKDDDTCSVTSLNSSATGRRLKIYRTFRDEDGKEYVRCETVRKASVIDAYLRIRTTKDDDFIRKFALFDEQHREEMRKERRRIQEQLRRLKRNQEKDKFKGPPEKKAKKAKERPDLKVKLKCGACGAIGHMRTNKFCPLYYQTNAPPSNPVAMTEEQEEELEKTVIHNDNEELIKVEGTKIVLGKQLIESADEVRRKSLVLKFPKQQLPAKKKRRVGSAVHCDYLNKPHKSIHRRRTDPMVTLSSVLESIINDMRDHPNTYPFHTPVNAKVVKDYYKIISRPMDLQTLRENVRKRLYPSREEFREAVELIVKNSATYNGAKHPITQVAQSMLDLCDTKLKEKEDRLVRLEKAINPLLDDDDQVAFSFILDNIVTQKMMAVPDSWPFHHPVNKKFVPDYHKVIANPMDLETVRKNISKHKYQNREIFLFDISLIHTNSIKYNGPDSPYTKTALEIVNVCKQTLADYDEHLTQLEKDISTAKEAALDAADLESLDPMTPGPYTPQPVDLFDSGASGSMARDTSSLFSEGPLVVTTEKRGGQGRHRRPGEEESDVDIEGFEEDDDGKPKTPAPAEDAEGDLEDDDDEDEMLLPPRRRMHDEDEEEDDEGEDSRSNRPAQSSVLYQDLLMSDGEDDASEEEGDNPFSSIQLSESGSDSDREVDVRPQPPRRTQETARMGMEQDESMMSYEGDGPDEPHLEDSNVSYGSYEDPESRSQMPPSSLGNGDEYGISEEEEDEEDEARRRGPAVLSQVQLSEDEESEEFRSIGGDSDMDSDN, encoded by the exons ATGTCAGATTCTGATAGTGATGAAGACCAGGACCGTCCATTTTCGATCACAGGCTTCCTTTTTGGAAATATAAATGAAGATGGACAGCTGGAGGGCGACAGTGTTTTGGACAAC GAATCCAAGAAACATCTGGCTGGTTTGGGCAATCTTGGACTTGGATCACTCATTACAGAAATAACCGCTAATGAGGAAGACAGCCCAGAGGAAACTAAAGACTCTAGCGTTGTTGATGCAGAAG GTTGGGTAAAAAGCACTGAAGATGCGGTTGATTACTCGGACATCAGTGAAGTTGCAGAGGATGAAACGAAAAAGTATCGTCAGGCAATGAGCTCATTGCAACCAGGGAAGAAGCCTG atgatgaagatgactATGATGCAGACTGTGAGGATATTGACTCCAAGCTTATgccaccccctcctccaccaAGTCTTCCCACATCTGTAAAAAAAGATGAACCTGCTCAGAGTTCAAGTG TGGCAGAGGAGGGTGATGGTATTATACTACCTTCAATTATTGCACCATCTACTTCTGGAGACAAGGTTGATTTCAGTAGTTCTTCAGATTCAGAGTCTGAAACCGATCGTCCTTCACAAAAGTCTGGTTCAGGAGGGGCTCCAGACCGACTCAACCTCCCACTGGCTGGAATCATGCAGAAAGATGCAGCCAAAGCCTTGCCTAGTGTCACAGAGTTATTCCcagagtttagacctggaaaG GTTCTCAGATTCTTAAGATTGTTTGGTCCCGGAAAAAACATGCCATCTGTTTGGAGAAGtgccagaaggaagaagaagcgAAAGCACAGAGACCATCAGCCCGGGACCCCGCCACCTGAAGGAGAAAGCTCAGAACAAGGCCAAGAGAAGAAGTCTGGATGGGTCTATGAGTatgcaccacctcctcctccagagcaGTGCCTCTCTGATGATGAA ATTACCATGATGGCTCCAGTAGAATCAAAATTTTCACAGGCCTGTGGCGACGGAGACAAGGAGACCGAGTCTCGACCAAAAGTAGCGGAATGGAGATATGGTCCAGCTCAGCTTTGGTACGATATGCTTGGCGTTCCTGAAGATGGGAGTAACTTCAATTATGGTTTCAAACTAAAGGAAAAAACAGACAAGCAGGAAAACGAAGACGTGCCTCAGGATGTACCAGACACAGCAATGGTG TCTGAAGAACAGGAAGAATGTGAAGAGGGGAGtgacaaagagaagagagccCTTGAGAATGAGTTGTTTTTGATGGTCACTCAGTTGCAATGGGAGGATGACATTATTTGGAATGGAGAGGATGTGAAACACAAGGGGACAAAGAcccaaagagccagtctggcAGGATGGCTACCCTCCAGCATGACCCGCAATGCAAATGCTTACAATGCACAACAGG gTCTTTCAAGAAGTAATTCACAACTTGCCCCACCTCCATTACCTCCTGCACCAAAAACATCAATGATCTCTAGCTCTAAGCGGGACAAAAATAGTCAGGATAATCAAA CGTCTCATGAAGATGACAATCCGTGGTATTCAATTTTCCCCATTGACAATGAGGAGCTGGTGTATGGACGCTGGGAAGACAATATTATCTGGGATGATCAGGAAATGGATTACTACCTCTCTCCACCTGTCCTTACGCTTGATCCAAATGATGAGAACATTATTTTAG AAATTCCTGATGAAAAGGAGGAAATCACATCCCACTCACcttcaaaagaaaacaaaaaagaaactgcACTCAAGAAAAGTCGAATCCTGCTGGGCAAGACTGGAGTAATAAAAGATGAACCTCAGCAG AACATGTCCCAGCCCGAGATAAAGGACCCATGGAACCTCTCCAATGATGAGTTTTATTATCCCAAACAGCAAGGCCTGCGGGGCACCTTTGGAGGAAACATTATCCAG CACTCTATCCCTGCCTTGGAGTTGAGGCAGCCCTTCTTCCCTACACACATGGGACCTATGAAACTACGTCAATTCCATCGGCCGGCTTTGAAAAAGTACTCTTTTGGTGCTTTGGCTCAACCAGGGCCACATCCAGTTCAGCCTCTGCTTAAACATATCAAGAAAAAGGCTAAG atGAGAGAACAAGAGCGACAGGCATCTGGAGGTGGTGATATGTTTTTCATGCGAACTCCTCAAGACCTTACAGGCAAAGATGGAGATCTGATTTTGGCAGAGTACAGTGAAGAATACGCACCATTGATTATGCAAGTGGGCATGGCCACCAAGATAAAGAACTACTACAAACGC AAACCTGGTAAGGACCCAGGAGCACCAGACTGTAAATATGGAGAAACTGTGTACTGTCACACATCACCCTTCCTTGGATCTCTGCATCCTGGACAGCTGCTGCAG gcaTTTGAGAACAATCTTTTCCGTGCACCAATTTACCTCCACAAAATGCCAGAGACAGATTTTCTGGTTTTACGAACACGTCATGGATACTACATCAGAGAGCTGGTGGATATCTTTGTAGTTGGTCAGGAGTGTCCACTGTCTGAGGTCCCTGGACCCAACTCCAAAAGAGCCAATACCCACATCAGGGACTTCCTACAG gtgtttatttacaggttgTTCTGGAAGAGCAAGGACCGGCCCAGGAGAATCCGGATGGAGGACATCAAAAAAGCTTTTCCTTCACATTCTGAGAGCAGCATTAGAAAACGTCTTAAACTTTGTGCTGACTTTAAACGCACAG GAATGGACTCAAATTGGTGGGTACTGAAGCCTGACTTCAGATTACCCACTGAAGAGGAGATCCGAGCCATGGTGTCTCCTGAACAGTGCTGTGCGTACTACAGCATGCTGGTGGCTGAACAGAGACTGAAG GATGCTGGTTATGGAGAGAAGTCATTCTTTGCTCCGGAGGAAGAGAATGAAGAGGACTTTCAAATGAAAATTGATGATGAG GTTCGGACAGCTCCATGGAATACCACAAGAGCATTCATTTCAGCCATGAAGGGAAAATGTCTTCTGGAGGTCACTGGTGTAGCTGATCCTACTGGCTGTGGAGAGGGTTTCTCTTACGTTAAGGTGCCCAACAAGCCCACTCAACAGAAG GATGACAAAGAACCACAGCCTGTCAAAAAGACTGTGACTGGAACTGATGCCGATTTGAGGAGACTTTCTTTGAAAAACGCAAAGCAGCTTCTACGCAAGTTTGGGGTACCAGAGGAAGAA ATAAAGAAGCTTTCTCGGTGGGAGGTGATTGATGTAGTGAGGACCATGTCCACAGAGCAGGCTCGTTCAGGTGAAGGGCCTATGAGTAAGTTTGCCCGAGGTTCACGCTTCTCTGTGGCTGAGCATCAAGAGCGCTATAAGGAGGAGTGCCAGAGGATCTTTGACCTGCAGAACAA GGTGTTGGAGTCAACCGAGGTGCTGTCCACTGACACAGACAGCAGCTCTGCTGAGGACAGTGACTTTGAGGAGATGGGGAAGAATATTGAGAACATGCTGCAGAACAAAAAGACTAGCTCACAGCTTTCTCGGGAGcgtgaggagcaggagagaaaggAGCTCCAGAGGATGTTGATGGGagaagagagtgacagagaccaCAAGGGCCGCAAAGACAGACGGAAAGGTTTAT caAGTTCTTTGTCCACCAGCTCCCACAAAGACGATGACACTTGTTCTGTTACAAGTCTGAACTCGTCAGCTACAGGCCGCAGGCTCAAGATTTACCGCACATTCAGAGATGAGGATGGGAAAGAGTATGTTCGCTGTGAAACTGTGCGCAAAGCCTCTGTCATTGATGCTTACCTGAGGATCAGAACCACAAAGGATGATGACTTCAT CCGGAAGTTTGCCCTCTTTGACGAGCAGcacagagaggagatgaggaaggaGCGTCGTCGCATTCAGGAGCAGCTGCGCAGACTGAAACGAAACCAAGAGAAGGACAAGTTCAAGGGGCCTCCAGAGAAGAAGGCCAAAAAGGCCAAAGAGAGGCCAGACCTCAAGGTAAAA CTTAAGTGTGGTGCTTGTGGTGCTATTGGACACATGAGGACCAACAAGTTCTGCCCACTATACTATCAAACCAATGCACCACCTTCTAACCCCGTGGCAATGACTGAAGAACAAGAGGAGGAACTGGAAAAGACAGTTATTCACAATGATAATGAGGAGCTGATCAAAGTGGAGGGCACCAAAATTGTACTGGGCAAACAGCTCATTGAAAG TGCTGATGAGGTGCGAAGAAAGTCTTTGGTGTTGAAGTTCCCCAAGCAACAGCTGCCTGCAAAGAAGAAGAGGCGTGTAGGCAGCGCTGTGCATTGTGACTacttaaat aaGCCACACAAGTCTATCCATCGCAGACGCACTGACCCCATGGTGACTTTGTCTTCAGTGCTGGAGAGCATCATAAATGACATGCGGGATCATCCAAAT ACATATCCCTTCCACACACCTGTGAATGCCAAGGTTGTGAAGGACTACTACAAGATCATTAGTCGCCCAATGGATCTGCAAACTCTGAGAGAAAATGTACGAAAGCGCCTGTATCCATCAAGAGAGGAATTTAGAGAAGCTGTGGAGCTTATTGTCAAGAACAGTGCCACTTACAATG GAGCAAAACATCCAATTACACAAGTGGCCCAGTCCATGTTAGACCTGTGTGATACAAAACTAAAGGAG aaGGAAGACAGACTGGTGAGGCTGGAAAAAGCCATCAACCCTCTACTGGATGATGACGATCAAGTtgctttctctttcattttggaCAACATTGTGACTCAGAAAATGATGGCAGTGCCTGAT TCATGGCCATTCCATCATCCTGTCAACAAGAAGTTTGTGCCAGACTATCACAAGGTCATTGCAAATCCCATGGACCTAGAGACTGTCCGGAAG AACATTTCTAAACATAAATATCAGAACAGAGAGATCTTCCTCTTCGACATCAGCCTCATTCATACCAACAGCATTAAGTACAATG GTCCAGACAGCCCATACACCAAAACGGCTCTAGAGATAGTCAATGTTTGTAAACAGACCTTGGCAGAT TATGATGAGCATCTGACCCAGCTGGAAAAGGACATTTCCACTGCAAAAGAGGCTGCTCTGGATGCAGCTGACCTGGAGAGCTTGGACCCAATGACTCCTGGGCCCTATACTCCTCAG CCTGTTGACCTGTTCGACAGTGGGGCTTCAGGAAGCATGGCGAGAGACACCAGCAGTCTTTTCTCTGAAGGCCCTCTAGTGGTTActacagagaagagagggggtcAG gGTCGTCACAGAAGACCCGGGGAAGAAGAGTCAGATGTGGACATTGAGGGCTTTGAAGAGGACGATGATGGAAAGCCTAAAACTCCTGCCCCT gcagaggatgcagaaggAGACCTGGAGGATGACGACGACGAAGATGAGATGCTGCTGCCGCCTCGCAGACGAATGcatgatgaagatgaagaggaggatgatgaAGGGGAGGACAGCAGGTCGAATCGTCCCGCTCAGTCCAGTGTGCTGTACCAGGACTTGCTCATGTCTGATGGAGAGGATGACGCTAgtgaggaggaaggagacaaCCCGTTCTCCT CCATCCAGCTGTCAGAGAGTGGCAGTGACTCTGATAGAGAGGTGGATGTCAGACCGCAGCCGCCACGAAGGACCCAAGAGACTGCTCGCATGGGAATGGAGCAGGACGAGAGCATGATGTCATATGAAGGGGATGGACCAGATGAGCCTCATTTGGAAGACAGTAATGTCAG TTATGGGAGCTATGAGGACCCAGAGAGCCGCAGCCAGATGCCCCCATCTAGCCTGGGTAACGGTGATGAGTATGGCAttagtgaggaggaggaggatgaagaagatgaaGCTCGCAGAAGGGGGCCTGCTGTTCTTTCCCAAGTCCAGCTCAGTGAGGACGAGGAGAGCGAGGAGTTCCGGTCCATCGGAGGAGACAGTGACATGGACTCAGATAATTAG